One Candidatus Babeliales bacterium DNA window includes the following coding sequences:
- the groL gene encoding chaperonin GroEL (60 kDa chaperone family; promotes refolding of misfolded polypeptides especially under stressful conditions; forms two stacked rings of heptamers to form a barrel-shaped 14mer; ends can be capped by GroES; misfolded proteins enter the barrel where they are refolded when GroES binds) translates to MAKRIIFGEDARAKILKGVNTLADAVKVTLGPKGRNVAIEKSFGSPIITKDGVSVAKEIELKDKLENMGAQMVREVASKTADVAGDGTTTATVLAQAIYREGMKNVAAGSNPMEVKRGIDKAVEVVVAELKKLSKSIESKEEIAQVASISANSDKFIGDLIADAMDRVGRHGVITVEEAKGIESGLDVVEGMQFDRGYISPYFVTNPEKMETVLDHPAILICEKKLSSMKDMLPILEHVAKQGKPLMIIAEDIEGEALATLVVNKMRGTLNVAAVKAPGFGDRRKAMLQDIAVLTGGQVVSDDLGIKLESLTMADLGSAKTVRVTKDNCVIVDGKGDAALIKARVAQINVEMEQTTSDYDKEKLQERLAKLSGGVAVIKIGAATETEMKEKKDRVDDALHATRAAVEEGIVAGGGLALLRAQAALDNLKLEGNERIGVGIIKRALEEPARIIASNAGYEPSVVVDRVKNVEQGNVGFDARTETYTDLVKAGVVDPTKVTRCALQNAASIAGLLLTTEAMVCEIAEEKSAAPQAGGHPGMMPGMY, encoded by the coding sequence ATGGCAAAAAGAATTATCTTTGGCGAAGACGCCAGAGCAAAAATCTTAAAAGGTGTTAACACCCTTGCTGACGCAGTAAAAGTAACCTTGGGGCCCAAAGGCCGCAACGTTGCAATTGAAAAGTCTTTTGGTTCACCAATTATTACCAAAGACGGTGTGTCGGTTGCAAAAGAAATTGAATTAAAAGATAAGCTTGAAAACATGGGCGCACAAATGGTGCGTGAAGTTGCTTCAAAAACTGCAGATGTGGCCGGCGACGGTACCACCACGGCAACTGTTTTGGCACAAGCAATTTACCGTGAAGGCATGAAAAACGTTGCTGCAGGTTCAAACCCAATGGAAGTTAAGCGTGGGATTGATAAAGCAGTTGAAGTAGTTGTTGCTGAACTTAAAAAGCTTTCAAAATCTATTGAAAGCAAAGAAGAGATCGCACAAGTAGCTTCTATTTCTGCAAACTCCGACAAATTCATTGGCGACCTGATTGCCGATGCAATGGACCGCGTGGGTAGACACGGCGTTATTACCGTTGAAGAAGCAAAAGGCATTGAAAGCGGTTTGGACGTTGTTGAAGGTATGCAGTTTGACCGTGGTTACATCTCTCCTTATTTTGTAACTAATCCAGAAAAGATGGAAACGGTTTTGGATCACCCTGCTATTTTGATTTGCGAAAAGAAGTTGAGCAGCATGAAAGATATGTTGCCAATCCTTGAGCACGTTGCAAAGCAAGGTAAACCACTCATGATTATTGCTGAAGATATTGAAGGCGAAGCGCTTGCAACCTTGGTTGTAAACAAAATGCGCGGCACGCTCAATGTGGCAGCAGTTAAAGCGCCTGGTTTTGGTGATCGTCGTAAAGCGATGTTGCAAGATATTGCAGTATTGACCGGCGGCCAAGTGGTTTCTGACGATCTTGGTATTAAGCTTGAAAGCTTGACCATGGCAGACCTTGGTAGCGCCAAAACGGTTCGCGTAACCAAAGACAATTGCGTTATTGTAGACGGCAAGGGCGATGCGGCTTTAATTAAAGCACGCGTTGCGCAAATTAATGTTGAAATGGAACAAACAACATCAGACTACGACAAAGAAAAGTTGCAAGAACGTCTTGCAAAGCTTTCTGGTGGTGTTGCCGTTATCAAGATTGGTGCCGCAACTGAAACAGAAATGAAAGAAAAGAAAGACCGCGTTGACGATGCATTGCACGCAACACGTGCTGCGGTAGAAGAAGGTATTGTTGCAGGCGGCGGACTTGCATTGCTTCGCGCACAAGCGGCTTTAGACAACCTCAAGCTTGAAGGCAACGAGCGCATTGGCGTGGGCATTATTAAGCGTGCGTTGGAAGAACCTGCGCGTATTATTGCATCAAACGCTGGCTACGAACCATCAGTTGTTGTTGATCGTGTCAAGAATGTCGAACAAGGCAACGTTGGTTTTGATGCTCGCACTGAAACCTACACCGACTTGGTAAAAGCCGGCGTTGTTGATCCAACTAAAGTAACGCGTTGTGCATTGCAAAATGCAGCATCTATTGCTGGGTTGTTGTTAACAACTGAAGCAATGGTTTGTGAGATTGCTGAAGAAAAATCTGCTGCACCACAAGCTGGTGGACATCCTGGCATGATGCCTGGCATGTACTAA
- a CDS encoding co-chaperone GroES codes for MAETFKGAIKPLYDRVLVKRLESEQKTQGGIYIPDTAQEKTQFGAVIAAGEGKLLADGSLRQLKVKEGDKVLFGKFSGTEVKVSGEEFLILREEEILGRIEG; via the coding sequence ATGGCAGAGACATTTAAAGGAGCTATTAAGCCCCTCTACGACCGTGTCCTGGTTAAACGCTTAGAAAGCGAACAAAAAACCCAAGGTGGTATCTACATTCCCGATACAGCGCAAGAAAAGACCCAGTTTGGGGCTGTTATTGCTGCCGGTGAAGGTAAATTGTTGGCCGACGGTTCATTGCGCCAACTTAAAGTTAAAGAAGGCGACAAGGTGCTTTTTGGCAAATTTTCAGGAACTGAAGTCAAAGTAAGTGGCGAAGAATTCTTGATTTTGCGCGAAGAAGAGATTCTTGGTCGTATTGAAGGTTAA
- a CDS encoding WD40 repeat domain-containing protein, producing the protein MKRFLSLSLIALTLNTPLFGAAEPSRVPSLRSLAGTAMSQHSPDLAHLIKTADLARPVDRQGPLSYLHNLMPGSELLFMIVNYCKEKKLDSSSIVQAPNFFANTLIPFDNTLFIALGLLQGAYLYENNEGIWQQTALSHDKRINAAVILDKNNIITSSDEQTQEWIKNSETNEWDARDITTIIAPFRSTIAVNEKTFLTINFSTTVCVWTKNSDNIWTNSTNLVDNNWFGTALKLDDQTIATGFWNGTIKIWTLNQEGQWLCTTHLTGEHQHHGTVCCLAKLTDNTFISGANDGVIKLWRRNYDGSWIWVTDIENPAYPQTAITSLSILDNSTFFALDKNYITLWVNERGTTWKPRALENDRLTCLTTLGKNTLVTGNLYGKITLQFLPRTLQELCLFQKLTESVVLNLEPGIIDYSWYPIFNTMPTLLQNFFPAIKTQIYQQTSSSVSSSSSSDSQPTEVIDDSSKRTEQPEPQQENTKRHRRK; encoded by the coding sequence ATGAAACGCTTTTTATCACTTTCGCTCATCGCTCTTACCCTCAACACGCCACTTTTTGGCGCAGCAGAGCCATCAAGAGTTCCATCGCTCAGATCGCTGGCAGGAACGGCAATGAGCCAACACAGCCCAGACCTTGCTCATTTGATAAAAACTGCAGATCTTGCTCGGCCAGTTGACCGGCAAGGGCCACTATCTTACTTGCATAATCTTATGCCTGGTAGCGAACTCTTGTTCATGATTGTTAACTACTGCAAAGAAAAAAAGTTAGACTCATCAAGCATAGTTCAAGCGCCTAATTTTTTTGCCAACACACTGATACCTTTTGATAATACTTTATTTATTGCTCTTGGTTTGCTCCAAGGAGCTTATCTTTACGAAAACAATGAAGGAATTTGGCAACAAACGGCATTGTCTCATGATAAAAGAATAAACGCTGCCGTCATTCTTGATAAAAACAACATAATTACAAGCAGCGATGAACAAACGCAGGAATGGATAAAAAATAGTGAAACTAATGAATGGGACGCACGTGATATTACCACCATCATTGCGCCATTCAGATCTACAATTGCTGTTAACGAAAAAACATTCCTAACTATTAACTTCTCAACCACAGTATGCGTATGGACAAAAAATAGTGATAATATCTGGACCAACTCAACCAACCTTGTTGATAATAACTGGTTTGGCACAGCGCTAAAACTTGACGATCAGACTATTGCCACGGGCTTTTGGAACGGTACTATAAAAATATGGACGCTCAACCAAGAAGGTCAATGGCTCTGCACCACCCACCTTACCGGCGAACACCAACACCATGGCACCGTTTGCTGCCTTGCAAAACTTACCGATAATACTTTTATCAGCGGAGCTAACGACGGCGTTATTAAACTGTGGCGCCGCAACTATGACGGCTCATGGATATGGGTTACCGATATTGAAAACCCAGCGTATCCTCAAACAGCAATAACATCTCTGTCCATTTTAGATAATAGTACTTTTTTTGCTCTTGATAAAAATTATATAACATTGTGGGTTAACGAAAGAGGAACAACCTGGAAGCCTCGTGCACTAGAAAACGATAGACTTACCTGCTTAACAACACTAGGCAAAAATACACTTGTTACCGGCAATTTGTATGGAAAAATTACTCTGCAATTTTTGCCTCGCACCTTACAAGAATTATGTCTTTTTCAAAAACTTACTGAAAGCGTGGTACTTAACTTAGAACCTGGAATAATAGATTATTCTTGGTATCCCATTTTTAATACCATGCCCACACTATTACAAAACTTTTTTCCAGCAATCAAAACACAAATCTACCAACAAACAAGCTCAAGTGTTTCAAGTAGCTCTTCTTCTGATAGTCAACCTACAGAAGTTATTGATGATTCAAGCAAACGCACAGAGCAACCAGAACCACAGCAAGAAAATACCAAACGCCACCGTAGAAAGTAA